Sequence from the Labrenzia sp. PHM005 genome:
TGACAAGCACTGCACTAGACATTTCCATAGACCCAAAAATTTCTAGAATTCTTAGTCCAGAAGTAGCTCAAAACCTAATGACAGAAGCCATGCAATCTCATGGCAACTGGCAACCTAGCGTCGGTACTGCGAGATGGGCGAACCCCTTTATTGCCGCAGAGGCTATGCCCTATGAGCCAGGCGCGATTTGGCTTGGCCGCAATCCGCTCAATTCAAGCCAGGCTCTGGGATATAAAGATGATCGGCATGTGCTCCTGTGCGCCGGAACGCGCACGGGCAAAGGTCGATCATTCATCATCAATAATCTGGCTCTTTGGCCTGGCTCGATCTGCGTCGTGGATCCCAAAGGAGAAAACGCGACAGTCCTGGCAAACAGGCGGGGTGCGGGATCCGATTATTGCGATGGGCTTGGACAAAAAGTTTTTGTCTTTGATCCTTTCGGCTGCGCAAGCGTTGCCCAGGAACACCGCGCGTGCTTCGATCCTCTTAGCGTACTGGATCCGAATAGTCCGAACCTGCAACGCATGGCCGCACGGATCGCAGAAGCGACCACGGTACTACCTGAAGATTCCAAAGGTGGTGAATGGGCTAAGCGCGGCCAGCAGATGATCACGACCGTCATTTTGCATGTCATGACCTCTGTAGATTTTGACGGTGAAGACGAACACGGCCAGGATTTGCGTTCCATTGTGACCGTGCGCCGGCTTCTCACTGCCGGCGACAGAAATGCGCGCAAACTCCTTTTAGAAATGGGCGCGGATGAGAAATCCGTACCCTCTGCGATGATTTGTTTGTGGGATGCAATCGCACATAACCCAGCTTGTAACGGCGTGATCGCAGATCAAGGCGCTAGCCTTCTCGAATCTCTGGAACATCACAGAGAGTATTTCGAATCTGTCCGTACATCAGCGGTCGAAAACACAGCCTGGATCGATGATCCGTATATGCGCGAAACCCTGGTTGGTAGCGAAAAGGTTCGCAATGAACTGAATATCCAAGATCTAAAAACGGATCCAAACGGACATAGCATTTTCCTTTGCCTGCCCGTTGACGACATGGGTACCTATGGCCGTTGGCAACGGGTCATGGTCGCCAGCGTCATTTCACAGATGCAAGCCAGCCAGGGCGTGCCAGCAACTGGCCACCCTTTGCTTATGTGCCTGGATGAGTTCCCAGCCCTGGGCAAAATGGAACGGCTGGAAAAAGCAGCCGCTGAGATTGCCGGAGCAGGCGTGAAACTCATGACGGTGGTGCAAAACCTGCCGCAGCTCAAACGGCTCTACAAGGAAGGGTGGGAAACCTTCCTTGGGAATGCCGGGTTGCAGATCTATTTCGGCATGGATGACAACACCACGCGCGAATATCTGCAAAAAGCCCTGGGCGAAATGGAAGTCGTGCGCGAGGTTCGCAGCGCTAACGAAGGCACCTCCGAACAATCAACCACGGGCGAGACCAAAGGACGAAGCCACGGCACCACGACCAACACCTCAAAAGGTGGAAATGAAACCTGGCAGGATAGTGAAGGCCACAGTACCGGAACCCAAAAATCTAAAGGGGGAAACACCTCCCAAGGATCCAGTCAGTCTCGAGGGACAAATCGTAGCCAAGGGCATAGCTCAGGCTACAGCACTGGCTCAAATTTCAATACAAGCTTGCTTTTCGGAAGAAACAACTATTCGTCAAGTGACAGCTATAACTCTGGTGAAAATACAAGCTACGGCAGCAACACATCTCATTCGACCAATCAAAGCAGTGGGGAGAATTGGTCAAACTCTGAAAGTTCCGGCAGCAACTGGTCAAATAGCAAGGGCGGGGGCAATAACTGGTCTGAAAGCTCCGGCGTATCGGAGCAAGAACAGTTTAGCGAACAATTCAGCCGCGCCCAAGGAATGCAACGCGGGGCAGGCATCGCCGAAACCGTACAAAAACGCCCTCTCTTACCTTCTAACGAAGCGGATCAATTCTTTGCCGCCGTCACTCAAAAAGATGCGCCCTACTATCCAGGGCTAGCCCTCGTCAAAATATCCGGACGGGATCCACTCCATGTCCGCAAAACAAATTATGATGAGGATCCGGCATTTATACGCTGCTTCGATCCCCACCCGGCACACCCATTTGTCGAGGCGGTCGAAGAACCCGATATTTTGCCGGAACCAATTGTTCCTCAGCAACCAGTAACAATCTCCAGGAAAAAGTTTCGACCGACGCCAGACATCAACACGAGAGAAAAAGCGATCTTAGTGGCTTGTCCTGGTGAAGTCCGCGCAACATTCACAACGCTGCCGAATAATCTCTCCTCTTGCCCCGACAAGGGTATTTTGTGGGAGTTTGAAGAAGAGATCACCGTCAATGCTCCAGCAGAT
This genomic interval carries:
- a CDS encoding type IV secretory system conjugative DNA transfer family protein → MTSTALDISIDPKISRILSPEVAQNLMTEAMQSHGNWQPSVGTARWANPFIAAEAMPYEPGAIWLGRNPLNSSQALGYKDDRHVLLCAGTRTGKGRSFIINNLALWPGSICVVDPKGENATVLANRRGAGSDYCDGLGQKVFVFDPFGCASVAQEHRACFDPLSVLDPNSPNLQRMAARIAEATTVLPEDSKGGEWAKRGQQMITTVILHVMTSVDFDGEDEHGQDLRSIVTVRRLLTAGDRNARKLLLEMGADEKSVPSAMICLWDAIAHNPACNGVIADQGASLLESLEHHREYFESVRTSAVENTAWIDDPYMRETLVGSEKVRNELNIQDLKTDPNGHSIFLCLPVDDMGTYGRWQRVMVASVISQMQASQGVPATGHPLLMCLDEFPALGKMERLEKAAAEIAGAGVKLMTVVQNLPQLKRLYKEGWETFLGNAGLQIYFGMDDNTTREYLQKALGEMEVVREVRSANEGTSEQSTTGETKGRSHGTTTNTSKGGNETWQDSEGHSTGTQKSKGGNTSQGSSQSRGTNRSQGHSSGYSTGSNFNTSLLFGRNNYSSSDSYNSGENTSYGSNTSHSTNQSSGENWSNSESSGSNWSNSKGGGNNWSESSGVSEQEQFSEQFSRAQGMQRGAGIAETVQKRPLLPSNEADQFFAAVTQKDAPYYPGLALVKISGRDPLHVRKTNYDEDPAFIRCFDPHPAHPFVEAVEEPDILPEPIVPQQPVTISRKKFRPTPDINTREKAILVACPGEVRATFTTLPNNLSSCPDKGILWEFEEEITVNAPADFIYHALLNTEYFSYWFANQKKPGVPLPDEITPCTELNHKAKIVWCEDGKSILLEQNEHFVEISISKIDEQNSLIKERTFKYKTDESKHWASYLEPLFVSKAKRKHEASEEMQQKRNERARSRHEYDSQSDRYTMQNFLEILFHYNIPTISIHENLLTGVNIAKEDRERIFSIHSNANSSCVKYFKDEHGNYLLREGNIINNNPDILYHIVDGEDEETCKEKYTNKYDLHNCRVLKVFNEDGASNEVFERIALLEQIQEFNPTQMFLFGKKYQSGREFPKDDKQAAAWYKKAGDNGYTIAFRWLAELYLDKNALSYKPNLAKRYLRTSAEVNDSYSMFRLGSFYLEGSHNTKKSISEATFWLRKALERRDVSAANAVVEHEQLFEDKTFVEGAISQVEEYLNWFFDESGDEPGGIEELFFSQLANLFCQSERFKDVNKAIYWLYKAHSKNLFAWSVNHNVFHIVGILEDSLPLMPHYRNEIHALLLRYDEYIKEIDAQIEAEE